One window of Cryobacterium arcticum genomic DNA carries:
- a CDS encoding beta-glucosidase, producing MPPVSERVRALHAQMTLEEKLAQLVGYWVDQGGEVVAPLAGEMATSTRYDEATTHGLGHLTRVYGTRPVDPVERAEWLWAEQRRLKEETRLGIPAIVHEECLTGLAAWKAATFPTPLAWGAAFDPELVEEMGRLIGGSMRQLGIHQGLAPVLDVIRDPRWGRVDECIAEDPYVVGTIGTAYVRGLQAEGVHATLKHFVGYSASQAGRNHAPVHAGRREINDVFLPPFEMAVLDGGVRSVMNSYAEIDGAPVGATPEYLTEILRDHWGFDGVVVSDYFSVAFLQLMHAVAADRGEAAELALAAGIDVELPTGDAFLAPLMDRVRAGLTDETLIDRAVLRVLTQKEDLGLLDETFTMAPTEIDLDSPEHRRVARVLAEESLVLLTNQGVLPLRAADGRGPRSIAVLGPNADSTEALMGCYSFVNHVLAHHPDVPAELSMPTVLESLREEFPGAEIRYAAGCDVEGDDESLLAAAVDAARQSDVAVVVVGDRAGLFGRGTVGEGNDVESLELPGLQRRLVEAVTATGTPVVMVLMTGRPYAVAWAVDGPDAPAAVLQAFFPGEAGGGAIAAVLAGTVAPTGHLPVSLPRAAGAQPYSYLHPILGGPSDVTSVDSTPVLPFGHGLTYTTFERTALEADATVDAGGTFSASVRIRNTGVNAGTDLVQFYARDVHASVTRPVAQLLGYQRVTLEPGEEAVVRFAVPTARLAFTGLTFERIVEPGEVELWVGPSCAVKETTGSIRITGAVHRVTVEDARLVATAVERMAERTRGTEAVPA from the coding sequence ATGCCGCCGGTGTCCGAACGCGTCCGCGCCCTGCACGCGCAGATGACCCTGGAGGAGAAGCTCGCGCAGCTCGTCGGATACTGGGTCGACCAGGGCGGTGAGGTCGTCGCCCCGCTCGCGGGGGAGATGGCCACCTCGACCCGGTACGACGAGGCGACGACCCACGGGCTCGGCCACCTCACCCGCGTCTACGGCACCCGCCCGGTCGACCCGGTCGAGCGAGCCGAGTGGCTGTGGGCGGAGCAGCGCCGGCTCAAGGAAGAGACCCGGCTGGGCATCCCCGCCATCGTGCACGAGGAGTGCCTGACCGGGCTCGCCGCGTGGAAGGCCGCGACCTTCCCCACCCCGCTGGCCTGGGGGGCCGCGTTCGACCCCGAGCTCGTCGAGGAGATGGGCCGGCTGATCGGCGGCTCGATGCGGCAGCTCGGCATCCATCAGGGCCTGGCGCCCGTGCTGGACGTCATCCGCGACCCGCGCTGGGGTCGGGTGGACGAGTGCATCGCCGAGGACCCCTACGTCGTCGGCACCATCGGGACCGCGTATGTGCGGGGGCTGCAGGCCGAGGGTGTGCACGCGACCCTCAAGCACTTCGTCGGGTATTCGGCGTCGCAGGCCGGTCGCAACCACGCCCCGGTGCACGCCGGCCGGCGCGAGATCAACGACGTGTTCCTGCCGCCGTTCGAGATGGCGGTACTGGACGGTGGGGTGCGGAGCGTGATGAACTCCTACGCCGAGATCGACGGTGCGCCCGTGGGCGCCACCCCTGAGTACCTCACCGAGATCCTCCGGGACCATTGGGGCTTCGACGGTGTGGTCGTGTCCGACTACTTCTCGGTGGCGTTCCTGCAGCTGATGCACGCCGTCGCCGCCGACCGCGGTGAGGCCGCCGAGCTGGCGCTGGCCGCCGGGATCGATGTGGAACTGCCGACCGGAGACGCCTTCCTCGCGCCGCTGATGGACCGGGTGCGCGCGGGCCTGACCGACGAGACGCTGATCGACCGTGCGGTGCTGCGGGTGCTCACGCAGAAGGAGGACCTGGGCCTCCTGGACGAGACCTTCACCATGGCGCCCACCGAGATCGACCTCGACTCGCCCGAGCACCGCCGGGTGGCACGGGTACTGGCCGAGGAGTCCCTCGTGCTGCTCACCAACCAGGGTGTGCTGCCCCTGCGCGCAGCCGACGGCCGGGGGCCCCGCAGCATCGCCGTGCTGGGGCCGAACGCGGACTCCACCGAGGCGCTGATGGGCTGCTATTCGTTCGTGAACCACGTTCTCGCACACCACCCCGACGTGCCCGCCGAGCTGTCGATGCCCACCGTGCTCGAGTCGCTGCGGGAGGAATTCCCCGGCGCCGAGATCCGGTACGCCGCCGGCTGCGACGTCGAGGGCGACGATGAGTCGCTCCTGGCCGCCGCGGTGGACGCGGCCCGGCAGTCCGACGTGGCCGTGGTCGTCGTCGGCGACCGGGCCGGGCTGTTCGGCCGCGGCACCGTGGGCGAGGGCAACGATGTGGAGAGCCTGGAGCTGCCGGGTCTGCAGCGCCGGCTGGTGGAGGCCGTCACGGCGACCGGCACCCCGGTGGTCATGGTCTTGATGACGGGCCGCCCCTATGCCGTGGCGTGGGCGGTCGACGGACCGGATGCCCCGGCGGCGGTTCTGCAGGCGTTCTTCCCCGGCGAGGCCGGCGGCGGCGCCATCGCGGCCGTGCTGGCCGGCACCGTCGCGCCGACCGGGCACCTGCCCGTGTCGTTGCCGCGGGCGGCGGGGGCCCAGCCGTACTCCTACCTGCACCCGATCCTCGGCGGGCCGAGCGACGTGACCAGCGTGGACAGCACCCCGGTGCTGCCGTTCGGGCACGGGCTGACCTATACGACCTTCGAACGCACGGCGCTCGAGGCCGACGCCACCGTCGACGCCGGCGGCACGTTCTCGGCGAGCGTACGCATCCGCAACACCGGGGTGAATGCGGGCACCGACCTGGTGCAGTTCTACGCCAGGGACGTGCACGCCAGCGTGACCCGGCCGGTCGCCCAGCTGCTGGGTTACCAGCGGGTCACTCTCGAGCCGGGCGAGGAAGCCGTGGTGCGCTTTGCGGTTCCGACGGCACGGCTGGCCTTCACCGGCCTGACCTTCGAACGCATCGTGGAGCCGGGCGAGGTGGAACTGTGGGTGGGCCCGTCCTGTGCCGTCAAGGAGACCACCGGGAGCATCCGCATCACCGGCGCCGTGCATCGCGTGACGGTGGAGGACGCCCGCCTGGTGGCCACCGCGGTCGAGCGGATGGCCGAGCGGACGCGCGGCACCGAGGCGGTGCCCGCCTGA
- a CDS encoding SGNH/GDSL hydrolase family protein: MAIGDSFTEGVGDDLPDGQVRGWADLVALGLAAASPEPVSYANLAIRGKLLGPIVNDQLEPALALKPDLLTVCGGGNDMMRPRVEISYVVDLLDRVVDKAVADGIHVVVLSGGNPSRHLPLGSLMQKRGDRLAEAARETFGKPGVTLVDNWIDTELMQSRFWSADKLHLNACGHTRVATNVLTALGVPVPVGWAQGEAGEAPPRERIQDTAAYYAAYVLPWIGRRLTGRSSGDGRPPKRPELTEVVVPSA; encoded by the coding sequence GTGGCCATCGGCGACAGCTTCACCGAAGGCGTCGGCGACGACCTGCCCGACGGCCAGGTGCGCGGATGGGCCGACCTCGTGGCGCTTGGACTGGCCGCGGCGAGCCCCGAGCCGGTCTCGTACGCCAACCTCGCCATCCGTGGCAAACTGCTCGGCCCCATCGTGAACGACCAGTTGGAGCCGGCCCTCGCGTTGAAGCCCGACCTGCTCACGGTGTGCGGCGGCGGCAACGACATGATGCGGCCCCGGGTGGAGATCTCCTACGTTGTCGACCTGCTCGACCGGGTCGTCGACAAGGCGGTGGCCGACGGCATCCATGTCGTGGTGCTCAGCGGCGGCAACCCGTCCCGGCACCTGCCGCTCGGCTCGCTCATGCAGAAGCGCGGCGACAGGCTCGCCGAGGCCGCCAGGGAGACCTTCGGCAAGCCCGGCGTCACCCTGGTCGACAACTGGATCGACACCGAACTCATGCAGAGCCGGTTCTGGTCGGCCGACAAGCTGCACCTCAATGCCTGCGGGCACACCCGGGTGGCCACCAACGTGCTCACCGCCCTCGGCGTGCCGGTGCCGGTCGGTTGGGCGCAGGGTGAGGCCGGCGAGGCCCCGCCGCGCGAGCGCATCCAGGACACCGCCGCGTACTACGCCGCCTACGTGTTGCCCTGGATCGGGCGCCGGCTCACCGGCCGGTCCTCCGGCGACGGTCGCCCGCCCAAGCGCCCTGAGCTCACCGAGGTTGTCGTCCCGTCCGCCTAG
- a CDS encoding methionine ABC transporter ATP-binding protein, translating to MISVQHVSKTFRSGGTVTAALQDVSLEVAEGEIFGVIGQSGAGKSTLIRAVNLLERPDSGTVTVDGDELTALAPAELRRARRKIGMVFQHFNLLAGRTVRGNVELGLEIIGVDGEQRRRRALEILDLVGLDDKAGAYPAELSGGQKQRVGIARALAGNPKVLLSDEATSALDPETTRSILDLVKKINTDLGLTVLLITHEMDVVKRICDSAALIEGGRIVEQGRIVSLISTAGSRLAHELFPLGDAPSLPGDTVIDITFSGGSADRPVIAQLARTYGLDVSILGAAIETIGGNQAGRTRLALPGSPAGNARPIEDLRSQGMLVEIVGE from the coding sequence GTGATCTCCGTTCAGCACGTCTCCAAGACCTTCCGCTCCGGCGGGACGGTCACCGCCGCCCTGCAGGACGTCTCTCTCGAGGTGGCAGAGGGCGAGATTTTCGGTGTGATCGGCCAGAGCGGTGCCGGCAAGAGCACCCTGATCCGGGCGGTCAACCTGCTCGAACGCCCCGACTCCGGCACCGTCACGGTGGACGGCGACGAGCTCACCGCCCTCGCGCCCGCCGAGCTGCGCCGGGCACGCCGCAAGATCGGCATGGTCTTCCAGCACTTCAACCTGCTCGCCGGGCGCACTGTGCGCGGCAACGTCGAACTGGGCCTGGAGATCATCGGAGTCGACGGTGAGCAGCGCCGCCGCCGGGCCCTGGAGATCCTCGACCTCGTCGGGCTCGACGACAAGGCCGGCGCCTACCCCGCCGAACTCTCCGGCGGACAGAAGCAGCGCGTGGGCATCGCCCGGGCGCTGGCCGGCAACCCCAAGGTGCTGCTCTCCGACGAGGCCACCAGCGCGCTCGACCCGGAGACCACCCGGTCGATCCTCGACCTGGTCAAGAAGATCAACACCGACCTGGGCCTCACTGTGCTGCTGATCACCCACGAGATGGATGTCGTCAAGCGCATCTGCGACTCCGCCGCGCTCATCGAGGGTGGCCGCATCGTCGAACAGGGCCGCATCGTCTCACTCATCTCCACCGCCGGCTCCCGCCTGGCGCACGAACTCTTCCCGCTCGGCGACGCCCCGTCGTTGCCGGGGGACACGGTGATCGACATCACCTTCAGCGGCGGATCGGCCGACCGGCCGGTGATCGCCCAGCTGGCGCGCACCTACGGGCTGGATGTGTCCATCCTCGGCGCGGCCATCGAGACCATCGGCGGCAACCAGGCCGGGCGCACCCGCCTGGCCTTGCCGGGGAGTCCGGCGGGCAACGCAAGGCCCATCGAGGACCTGCGCAGCCAGGGCATGCTCGTCGAAATCGTGGGGGAGTAA
- a CDS encoding glycosyltransferase: MTRPLETAHREPARIDAVLVVVPARNEESRLPRCLAALGEAVAVVREEFGADAPAISVLVVLDRCTDGSADVVAEWPWALTMESDAGSVGTARRLGVDRLLAGAAPAHTWVATTDADSAVPRRWLAVQLALAEAGTELMLGTVLPDADLPAGERARWHDEHSLVDGHPHVHGANLGVRADRYLAAGGFSDVDSDEDVLLVGELRRLGVHECRTALIPVITSGRLDGRAPGGFGGYLADQVAANR, encoded by the coding sequence GTGACCAGGCCGCTCGAGACTGCGCATCGTGAGCCCGCGCGGATCGACGCCGTGCTCGTGGTGGTGCCCGCCAGGAATGAGGAGAGCCGGCTGCCGCGCTGCCTGGCCGCGCTGGGCGAGGCCGTTGCGGTGGTGCGGGAGGAGTTCGGCGCCGACGCCCCCGCCATTTCGGTGCTTGTCGTGCTCGACCGGTGCACCGACGGCTCGGCCGATGTCGTGGCCGAGTGGCCTTGGGCCCTGACGATGGAGAGCGACGCCGGTTCGGTCGGCACGGCCCGGCGCCTCGGGGTCGACCGGCTGCTGGCCGGCGCCGCACCCGCACACACCTGGGTGGCCACGACGGATGCCGACTCCGCCGTTCCCCGGCGCTGGCTGGCCGTGCAGTTGGCGCTCGCCGAGGCGGGCACGGAGCTGATGCTGGGCACGGTGCTGCCCGACGCCGATCTTCCGGCGGGGGAGCGCGCCCGCTGGCACGACGAGCACAGCCTGGTGGACGGGCATCCGCACGTGCACGGGGCCAACCTGGGCGTGCGGGCGGACCGTTACCTCGCCGCCGGCGGATTCAGTGACGTCGACTCCGACGAGGACGTGCTGCTGGTGGGGGAGTTGCGCCGCCTGGGCGTGCACGAGTGCCGCACGGCCCTCATCCCCGTGATCACCTCCGGCCGGTTGGACGGCCGGGCGCCGGGCGGGTTCGGCGGATACCTGGCCGACCAGGTGGCCGCCAACCGCTAA
- a CDS encoding nitroreductase/quinone reductase family protein: MSFDDRHRQMYSGGRPGRAALRSNRFMGRLAASGLLGWWLIRLDTVNPKSGTPLRLPLVTARVDRRRYVVSMLGQGARWVRNVRAADGRVSIRAGMSRAVQLTEVDVGRRPAIIKNYLQRAPGARPHIPVDKDAPVAEFAAIAADYPVFEIGRVR; the protein is encoded by the coding sequence ATGAGCTTCGATGACCGGCACCGGCAGATGTACAGCGGGGGCCGCCCCGGCCGGGCGGCCCTGCGATCGAACCGTTTCATGGGTCGGCTCGCGGCGTCCGGCCTGTTGGGCTGGTGGCTGATCCGGCTGGACACCGTGAATCCGAAGTCGGGCACGCCCCTGCGCTTGCCTCTGGTGACCGCGCGGGTGGACCGGCGTCGCTATGTCGTCTCGATGCTCGGCCAGGGCGCACGATGGGTGCGCAACGTGCGGGCCGCCGACGGACGCGTGTCGATCCGGGCGGGCATGAGCCGGGCCGTGCAACTCACCGAGGTGGACGTGGGCCGCCGGCCCGCCATCATCAAGAACTACCTGCAGCGTGCCCCCGGCGCCCGCCCGCACATCCCGGTGGATAAGGATGCGCCGGTGGCGGAGTTCGCGGCGATCGCGGCGGATTACCCGGTCTTCGAGATCGGCCGGGTGCGCTGA
- a CDS encoding methionine ABC transporter permease gives MLLDPSLPQFWSDLFQVLLIGTGQTLYMVGVSLLITVIVGLPLGILLVGTEPGGLFESPFGSRRAGRVINRVLDFIVNLGRSVPFIILMVALIPFTRLVVGTFIGPTAAIVPLAVVAIPFFARMVEIAIKEVDTGLIEAAESLGATRWQIVSKVLVPEALAPMILGLSTTVTSIINFSAMVGTVAGGGLGDVAVRYGYQRYSTIHMVAVIIVIFVIVMLLQGLATMLAKRFAHRSRPSRAEKTSPALRAEVATGA, from the coding sequence GTGCTTCTGGATCCATCACTGCCGCAGTTCTGGTCGGACCTGTTCCAGGTGCTGCTCATCGGCACCGGTCAGACCCTCTATATGGTGGGCGTCTCGCTGCTCATCACGGTCATCGTGGGGCTGCCGTTGGGCATCCTGCTCGTCGGCACCGAACCCGGTGGCCTGTTCGAGAGCCCGTTCGGCTCGCGCCGGGCCGGCCGGGTGATAAACCGGGTGCTCGATTTCATCGTGAACCTCGGCCGCAGCGTGCCGTTCATCATCCTCATGGTCGCGCTGATCCCGTTCACCCGCCTGGTCGTGGGCACCTTCATCGGCCCCACCGCCGCCATCGTGCCGTTGGCCGTGGTGGCGATCCCGTTCTTCGCCCGAATGGTGGAGATCGCGATCAAGGAGGTGGACACGGGCCTGATCGAGGCGGCCGAGTCGTTGGGCGCCACCCGCTGGCAGATCGTGTCGAAGGTGCTCGTGCCCGAGGCGCTCGCCCCGATGATCCTGGGGCTCTCCACGACGGTGACCTCCATCATCAACTTCTCCGCCATGGTCGGCACCGTTGCCGGCGGTGGCCTGGGCGATGTCGCCGTGCGGTACGGCTACCAGCGTTACAGCACCATCCACATGGTCGCCGTGATCATCGTGATCTTCGTGATCGTGATGCTGCTGCAGGGGCTGGCGACGATGCTGGCCAAGCGCTTCGCGCACCGCTCCCGGCCCAGCCGCGCGGAGAAGACGTCACCCGCGTTGCGTGCCGAGGTCGCCACCGGCGCCTGA
- a CDS encoding bifunctional PIG-L family deacetylase/class I SAM-dependent methyltransferase, which produces MVTFTHDGGGTSEEVWQGADWAVRARPLTLTGCDRLVVVAAHPDDESLGAGGLIVAAAAQGIPVTVIVASNGEASHPHSPTTTPAGLAVVRRAEVVAAVRALTPAARIRLLDLPDGRLAAHRTELADAIVAEATADAPADAGGVWLVAPWRKDGHPDHTAAGEAAALVAARIGARLLEYPIWAWHWSTPADDVWPAGDGVEVLYSIALGAAGHARKSAAMAAHVSQVRPLSAYPGDEAIVQPGFAAHFERPWEMFLEATSSIVRAPDAAEAPGDDALGSPAPDAPDAPTPDRAVPDTPAPGSLTAEFFDDFYSGSADPWGFETRWYESRKRAATLAALPLERYGAALELGCSIGVLSRELADRCDTLLATDLAERALDVARRRLAGLPGVTVEQRILPAEWPEGSFDLVVLSEIGYYCSPADLDVLLTRCRDSLAPGGSLVACHWRHPVGEYPLGGDDVHAALAALPGLERTVLHLERDFVLEVYEPAPARSVAQREGLAP; this is translated from the coding sequence ATGGTGACCTTCACTCACGACGGCGGCGGAACCAGCGAAGAGGTCTGGCAGGGCGCCGACTGGGCGGTGCGCGCCCGGCCGCTCACCCTGACCGGCTGTGACCGGCTCGTGGTTGTCGCGGCGCACCCCGACGACGAGTCCCTCGGTGCCGGCGGCCTGATCGTCGCGGCCGCGGCCCAGGGGATCCCGGTCACCGTGATCGTGGCCAGCAACGGTGAAGCCTCGCACCCGCACTCGCCCACCACCACACCCGCCGGCCTCGCGGTGGTGCGCCGTGCCGAGGTGGTGGCGGCCGTGCGCGCTCTGACGCCGGCGGCGCGCATCCGGCTGCTCGACCTGCCCGACGGCAGGCTCGCGGCCCACCGTACCGAGCTGGCCGACGCGATCGTGGCAGAGGCGACGGCAGATGCGCCCGCGGATGCCGGTGGGGTATGGCTGGTCGCCCCGTGGCGGAAGGATGGTCACCCCGACCACACCGCGGCCGGCGAGGCTGCGGCGCTCGTGGCCGCCCGTATCGGCGCCCGGCTGTTGGAGTACCCCATCTGGGCCTGGCACTGGTCGACCCCGGCGGATGATGTCTGGCCGGCCGGCGACGGCGTCGAGGTGCTGTATTCGATCGCCCTCGGCGCGGCGGGTCATGCGCGCAAGAGCGCCGCGATGGCCGCGCACGTCAGCCAGGTGCGCCCGCTCTCGGCCTACCCCGGCGACGAGGCCATCGTGCAGCCGGGCTTCGCCGCACACTTCGAACGCCCCTGGGAGATGTTCCTGGAGGCGACGTCATCGATCGTGCGTGCACCCGACGCCGCAGAAGCGCCCGGCGATGACGCGCTCGGCAGTCCGGCGCCCGACGCGCCCGATGCGCCCACGCCCGACCGCGCCGTGCCCGACACGCCGGCGCCAGGCAGCCTGACGGCCGAGTTCTTCGACGACTTCTACTCCGGCTCGGCCGACCCGTGGGGCTTCGAGACCCGGTGGTACGAGTCGCGCAAGCGCGCCGCCACCCTGGCCGCGCTGCCGTTGGAACGCTACGGTGCGGCGCTCGAACTGGGCTGCTCGATCGGCGTGCTCAGCCGCGAGCTCGCGGACCGCTGCGACACCCTCCTCGCCACCGACCTCGCCGAGCGGGCGCTCGACGTGGCCCGCCGCCGGCTGGCTGGGCTCCCCGGGGTCACGGTTGAACAACGCATCCTGCCCGCCGAGTGGCCGGAAGGCAGCTTCGACCTGGTGGTGCTGTCAGAGATCGGCTACTACTGCTCACCGGCCGACCTGGATGTGCTCCTCACGCGGTGCCGGGACAGCCTCGCGCCCGGCGGATCGCTCGTGGCCTGCCACTGGCGGCACCCGGTGGGCGAATACCCGCTCGGCGGCGACGACGTGCACGCCGCACTGGCCGCACTGCCGGGCCTGGAGCGCACCGTGCTGCATCTGGAGCGCGACTTCGTGCTCGAGGTCTACGAACCAGCCCCGGCCCGGTCGGTCGCCCAGCGTGAGGGCCTGGCGCCGTGA
- a CDS encoding acyl-CoA dehydrogenase produces the protein MATQSGTATQGAPGAPVAAAPAMDAAASAPVSVRGVRRRAGSAVGAAGVTAAGPHEPGSPAAVAAAAWAVDGDAGRAIRFAVDTAPLLPQPGAGQTPLLFDALASAAAADLTAARVLEAHTDALTILRQARGDTDALGSTGAGTESWGVFAAEGPGVRLSATRGTGAPGDTGWQLDGTKPWCSLAGLLSHALVTAHTTPAGADPGHRRLFAVDLGDPGVRVHEGSWVATGLTQVPSGPVDFSAVPAVPVGDDDWYLSRPGFSWGGIQVAACWWGGAVGVARQLRRAAEGRAPDQIMRAHLGAVDLALLGAGAALFDAATAIDAGEAVGADGVLLAARVRGVVARTVDEVLTRVGHALGPAPLALDARHARRVADLTLYVRQHHAERDDAALGDRVLGEEFPAW, from the coding sequence ATGGCAACGCAGTCAGGCACGGCGACGCAGGGGGCACCCGGGGCGCCGGTGGCGGCAGCTCCGGCGATGGATGCTGCGGCGTCGGCACCGGTTTCGGTGCGGGGCGTCCGACGCCGGGCCGGATCCGCGGTCGGAGCGGCCGGCGTGACCGCCGCGGGGCCGCACGAGCCCGGCAGCCCGGCCGCCGTGGCCGCCGCCGCGTGGGCGGTGGACGGCGACGCGGGCCGCGCCATCCGGTTCGCCGTGGACACGGCGCCCCTGCTGCCGCAGCCCGGTGCGGGGCAGACCCCGCTGCTCTTCGACGCCCTGGCCAGCGCGGCAGCGGCCGACCTCACTGCGGCCCGCGTGCTGGAGGCGCACACCGATGCGCTGACCATCCTGCGGCAGGCTCGCGGTGACACGGATGCGCTCGGCTCGACTGGCGCCGGCACAGAGAGCTGGGGGGTCTTCGCCGCCGAAGGGCCCGGGGTGCGGCTGTCCGCCACCCGCGGCACCGGCGCGCCCGGCGACACCGGCTGGCAGCTGGACGGCACGAAGCCGTGGTGCTCGCTCGCGGGCTTGCTCAGCCACGCCCTGGTGACCGCCCACACCACCCCCGCCGGTGCCGATCCAGGGCACCGCCGGCTGTTCGCGGTCGACCTCGGCGATCCCGGGGTGCGGGTGCACGAGGGCAGCTGGGTCGCCACCGGACTGACCCAGGTGCCCAGCGGCCCCGTGGACTTCAGCGCGGTTCCCGCCGTGCCGGTGGGTGACGACGACTGGTATCTGAGCCGGCCCGGGTTCAGCTGGGGCGGTATCCAGGTGGCGGCCTGCTGGTGGGGCGGGGCCGTGGGGGTGGCCCGGCAGCTGCGCCGGGCCGCCGAGGGCCGTGCGCCCGACCAGATCATGCGCGCCCATCTCGGCGCGGTCGACCTGGCGCTACTCGGCGCCGGGGCCGCCCTCTTCGATGCCGCGACCGCGATCGACGCGGGCGAGGCCGTGGGGGCGGATGGCGTGCTGCTCGCCGCGCGGGTGCGCGGGGTCGTGGCCCGCACGGTCGACGAGGTGCTGACCCGGGTTGGGCACGCGCTCGGCCCGGCGCCGCTCGCGCTCGATGCCCGGCACGCCCGACGGGTCGCCGACCTGACCCTGTACGTGCGGCAGCACCACGCGGAGCGTGACGACGCGGCGCTCGGCGACCGCGTGCTCGGCGAGGAGTTCCCGGCATGGTGA
- a CDS encoding HEAT repeat domain-containing protein, whose translation MHNKLTPHPDLPIDLPTAERLAKAVEHYGESTVVDHSVALMRGKNAGKDFLLYVGGRHALGILEGAPALYWPELWGARALLHVWNDSAAPYVVVGLNNEAWRIREMCAKVVLLRGLDVAPKLVKATTDEVPRVRVAALNALAVQGREQDIPTITVRLRDPDKDVRRAAQQARDAIVSRLNLPKE comes from the coding sequence ATGCATAACAAATTGACCCCCCACCCCGATCTTCCGATCGACCTGCCCACGGCCGAGCGCCTCGCCAAGGCCGTCGAACACTATGGCGAGTCCACCGTCGTCGACCACTCCGTCGCCCTCATGCGCGGCAAGAACGCCGGCAAGGACTTCCTGCTCTACGTGGGCGGCCGGCACGCGCTCGGCATCCTCGAGGGCGCCCCGGCGCTGTACTGGCCCGAGCTGTGGGGCGCCCGCGCCCTGCTGCACGTGTGGAACGACTCCGCCGCACCGTATGTCGTCGTCGGCCTCAACAACGAGGCTTGGCGCATCCGCGAAATGTGCGCGAAGGTCGTGCTGCTGCGCGGCCTGGATGTGGCGCCCAAGCTCGTGAAGGCGACCACCGACGAGGTGCCGCGCGTGCGCGTCGCCGCCCTCAACGCCCTCGCCGTGCAGGGCCGCGAGCAGGACATCCCCACCATCACCGTGCGACTGCGCGACCCAGACAAGGACGTTCGTCGCGCCGCCCAGCAGGCCCGCGACGCCATCGTCAGCCGTCTCAACCTGCCCAAGGAGTAA
- a CDS encoding carbohydrate ABC transporter permease: MTALQTPAVALPPATPPPAIVTKRRWGTPVAYVVAVLVIGLMLAPVLFIIIGGFRTNAQITTDPSGWPSVWNIGNYLDVLTGGTFWRLVGNSLIAGLATTFGVVLLGLMASYVLARYSFRGRGILYAMFAAGLMFPMTVAITPLYLVVKNLGLMNSLGGVILPQIAFALPTTIIILVPFLRAIPDEIQEAAFIDGCSRLGFFWRMIVPLAMPGVITVGILAFIASWNSYLLPLFILNNDAVFTLPLGVQSFASQYSVDTAKVLAFTSLSMIPALVFFALFERRIVGGLTGAVKG; encoded by the coding sequence ATGACCGCGCTACAGACGCCCGCGGTGGCCCTGCCGCCGGCCACCCCGCCACCCGCTATCGTGACCAAGCGACGCTGGGGCACCCCGGTCGCCTACGTTGTCGCCGTGCTCGTGATCGGCCTGATGCTCGCCCCGGTGCTGTTCATCATCATCGGCGGGTTCCGCACCAACGCCCAGATCACCACGGACCCGTCCGGGTGGCCGAGCGTGTGGAACATCGGCAACTACCTCGATGTCCTCACCGGCGGCACGTTCTGGCGGCTCGTGGGCAACTCCCTCATCGCCGGGCTCGCCACCACCTTCGGTGTCGTGCTGCTCGGCCTGATGGCCAGCTACGTGCTGGCGCGGTACTCGTTCCGCGGCCGTGGCATCCTCTACGCCATGTTCGCGGCCGGGCTGATGTTCCCGATGACCGTGGCCATCACCCCGCTGTACCTGGTGGTGAAGAACCTGGGCCTGATGAACTCGCTCGGCGGTGTCATCCTGCCGCAGATCGCGTTCGCGTTGCCCACGACGATCATCATCCTGGTGCCGTTCCTGCGGGCCATCCCCGACGAGATCCAGGAGGCGGCCTTCATCGACGGTTGCAGCCGGCTCGGTTTCTTCTGGCGGATGATCGTGCCGCTGGCCATGCCCGGCGTCATCACGGTGGGCATCCTGGCCTTCATCGCCAGCTGGAACAGCTACCTGCTGCCGCTGTTCATCCTGAACAACGACGCCGTGTTCACCCTGCCGTTGGGCGTGCAATCGTTCGCCTCGCAGTACTCCGTGGATACCGCGAAGGTTCTCGCGTTCACCTCCCTGTCCATGATTCCCGCCCTGGTGTTCTTCGCCCTGTTCGAGCGCCGCATCGTCGGCGGGCTCACTGGCGCGGTCAAGGGCTGA